A section of the Longimicrobiales bacterium genome encodes:
- a CDS encoding DeoR family transcriptional regulator, translating to MSDPPSSLPAPVAAEAAVAIAPGSRQQEILVLLKQSGGGTIPDLAERTGLNVETVRHHLQALSKQGLVERTGTRAQGRGRPEIVYGLAAAADSLFPRREGEVLSALADHLKATGNEAALESFFEAYIDARRPAALARVRDLRGRARVEEVARILSELGFMALVEPGREPALRLCNCPIRELVGATTIPCRAELGFVRELLGGERLTRLSYIPAGDASCTYAADADAVECR from the coding sequence ATGTCCGACCCGCCATCCAGTCTCCCTGCGCCCGTTGCGGCGGAGGCCGCGGTCGCGATTGCTCCGGGCTCGCGGCAGCAGGAGATCCTGGTGCTGCTTAAGCAGTCGGGCGGGGGCACGATCCCGGACCTGGCGGAGCGTACCGGCCTGAATGTGGAGACGGTGCGGCACCACCTGCAGGCGCTGTCGAAGCAGGGGCTGGTGGAGCGGACGGGCACGCGCGCGCAGGGGCGAGGTCGTCCGGAGATCGTGTACGGGTTGGCGGCCGCGGCGGACTCGCTGTTTCCGCGGCGCGAGGGCGAGGTGCTGAGTGCGCTGGCGGATCACCTGAAGGCGACGGGGAACGAGGCGGCGCTGGAGTCGTTTTTCGAGGCCTACATCGATGCGCGTCGGCCGGCTGCGCTGGCACGAGTTCGCGACCTGCGGGGGCGGGCGCGGGTGGAGGAGGTCGCGCGCATTTTGTCGGAGCTGGGGTTCATGGCGCTGGTGGAGCCGGGCAGGGAACCCGCGCTCCGCCTGTGCAACTGTCCGATCCGTGAGCTGGTGGGCGCGACGACGATTCCGTGCCGTGCGGAGCTTGGCTTCGTTCGCGAGCTGCTCGGTGGCGAGCGGCTGACGCGCCTGAGCTACATCCCGGCCGGCGATGCGAGCTGCACCTACGCGGCGGATGCGGACGCCGTGGAATGCCGGTGA